ATTAGTGCGTAATGCGAAGAAGGAGCGTGATGGGAATAAACCACCAAAAGCATACCGTCAGATTTTCCAATATCTGAAAGAGCTTTCTGATAGCAACTAATTTCCAGGTTTTATCCAATAAAAATCCCCCTATGCGGCAAAACATAGGGGAATTTTTTAATACCAAAATCGTAGAAGATTGAGTAGCGCAGGAAGTCGGGTATAGCCTTCTCTATCAAGGAAATGCCCCGCACTTTCTACCATTGTGAGAGAGGTTTTTAATGCCTTTGCTAACTCAATTGAAGCTTCAGGTTCCACGACCCAATCATTGGAAGAAACAATCGAAGCTCGCTTATCAGTTATGCCAATCAATTTATTATAATCCAATGAAAACTGAGTATGTTCAGCCAAATCAGACAGCGTCTCCAATGAGCGAACAAACCCAGAAACTAGCACATAACCACCAATTTTAACCCCTTCCGGCGCATTATTTTCCAGAAAACGTAATGCCGTAATGCACCCTAAACTATGCCCCACTAAAATAGTATTTTCATCAAACTGAATATTGGCATCGAGTAAACATTGCTGCCATTTTTGCGGGTCAGGAGAGTTTGATTCCGGTAATGCAGGCACATCAACCGTCGCCCCTAAAGCTTCTAATTCATTTTTTAACCAGTCAAACCAATTATCATTCGGTGATGCTGTATAACCATGAACAATGACAATTTTTTTACCGTTCACTTAATCGTCCTCAATATTAATCGCCACCAAAATATGGCTAAACGCAGAATCATTGCGCAAATTTAGCATGAGGTTTTAGAAGCTTCATTCTCATTATTCGTGATATCTATAAGAAAAATAAATGCTTCATCCAGCTCTTCTTCTGCTTCATTCATCAATTCAATCACTGATGAAAATTGCGTACGCTGAGCAGCCTTTAAATAACTAAAAATCAGCGTAACGGGTAACTCTATTTCCCCAGTAATCACATCCCATAATCCATCGAGATTATGACCAAACCATTTAGGAAGCGAGAACTGTTGCTGAAATTGCTGATAAAATGCCTCGAGGCTATCTATTTCACGAAAATCAAAAACGACGGTCTTGCTCATCGCTGCCCCCAATTATTTAACTTGTTGGAACGTTTTATAATGGTCTGTACTGACAAAGATCATCCCATCAGAAGAATAGAGTAGACGGTCCGCACCACGATGCCCGCAACGATAATTGATATCAGCTTCAAACCACTGGCGTCCCTGTGCAATAGGCAGGCCTTTTTCACGGTTAGAAAAACGGTCGCCACCAATGGCTCTACCGGGTAAAACTTCACATAAATTCCCTTTTTTAGCATCCCACCCCGCTTCTCTTGCCTGTTTTTTCGTCATGTAAAATGCAGGAAGTTTTTGGTATTTTTCCATAAAACTCACCACATTGTTCTGAGCGGTCAGTTGATCAATGGTTTTTGGCGTTTCACGCGGAGTTATCGCTTCGCGGGAAGGTGGTGAACTTGGTGTACTTGATATAGTTTGCGTCGTTGATGGTGTACCAGAAGATGGTTCCGGTACGCCCTGCTCGCCACCTTTAAAGTACAGGCTAATAGCAATCAAAATTGCCATTAACACTAGAGAAATAATACGTTTATTCATAATGCCTCAATCATTTTTGCTGAGCAGATAAACAATCGCCCCAGTCACATTCGTAACTAGGGCGAATAAATAAAAGACTATCTTAACGTGTGATTACGCGGTGCCACCCACGGTCATTTTATCGAGTTTCAGTGTCGGTTGCCCCACACCCACTGGCACGCTTTGCCCTTCTTTACCACAAACGCCCACGCCTTTATCCAACGCAAGGTCATTACCAACCATGGAGATCTGCTGCATAGCTTCAACACCAGAACCAATCAAGGTCGCACCCTTCACTGGTGAGGTAATTTTACCATTTTCAATTAAGTAAGCTTCAGAGGTTGAAAACACAAATTTACCCGATGTGATATCCACCTGACCACCACCAAAATTCGGCGCATACAACCCTTTTTCAACACTGGCAATAATCTCTTCCGGTGTTGATTCACCCGCTAACATATAGGTATTTGTCATGCGAGGCATTGGTAAATGGGCGTAAGATTCACGACGTGCATTCCCTGTTGGTGCCACACCCATTAAACGAGCGTTATGCTTATCTTGAATATAGTTACGTAGAATTCCATTCTCAATCAACACATTGTATTGGCCCGGAACCCCTTCATCATCAATCGCTAGTGAACCGCGACGCCCCGCAATGGTTCCATCATCCACCACAGTACACAGGGACGATGCCACTTGCTCGCCCATTTTTCCTGAGAAAACGGAGGTGCCACGACGGTTAAAATCGCCTTCCAAGCCATGACCCACAGCTTCATGGAGCAGAACGCCCGGCCAGCCAGCCCCTAATACGACAGGCATCGTGCCTGCGGGAGCGGCAACTGCCGATAAATTCACTAATGCCATACGTACAGCTTCACGCGCATACTGCTCCGCGACGACTTGCCCTTGATGGATTTCGAGGAAATATTCATAACCATAACGACCACCGCCACCGCTTGCTCCGCGTTCACGTTTGCCATCATGTTCCACCAGCACACTCACCGATAAACGCACCAGAGGTCGAATATCCGTCGCTAATGTGCCATCGGTTGCAGCGACCAGTACTTGCTCATACACACCCGTTAAACTGGCATTCACTTCAATCACACGAGGATCTTCAGCGCGCGCCACTTGGTCAACGCGATGCAGCAATTCAATTTTCTGTTCGCGCGGTAAGCTACGCAAAGGATCTGCTTCTGAATAGAGTTTTTTGTAGTCTACATTGGTTAAAATCTGTGACTTTCTAGTGCCTTGTTCAGTGACGATACTACGGGCTGCCGTGGCGCTTTGAGTTAGCGCTAGCAATGAAATTTGATCGGCGTAGGCAAAACCCGTTTTTTCACCCGTAATCGCTCGAACCCCAACACCTTGGTCAATATTGTAGGAGCCGTCTTTAATGATTCGGTCTTCTAAAACCCATGATTCATGGTAGCTAGACTGAAAAAAGAGATCCCCATAATCAACACGGCGCTCAGATAGCAGCCCTAAAATATCATACAGATTATCTTGACCAAGACCGTTGGCAGCCAGCAAATGCTCGCTGACAGAAGCTAAACTCATATTCGTTACTCTTATTTAGTTTATTTTTTAATCAATGATGTTAATTGTGGTCTAAAGCGGTTATGTTTCACCACTCGGATCTGTTCACGCATCACATTTAAGCTGTTTGGCTGGACATTCACGACCAACGCAGAAACAGCATCCACATTCTTTTTCATCACCTTACCCCAGCCATCTACGGCGAGAGTATGTCCCCATGTACGACGCGTACCATGCACCCCAACTTGCGCTGGCGCTAAAACATAGCACTGGTTTTCAATCGCACGGGCTCTTAACAGTGGCTCCCAGTGAGCTTGTCCAGTATAACGAGTAAACGCCGCAGGGACGGAAATAATCTCTGCACCTTGTTCACGTAATGCTTGGAATAAGCCAGGGAAACGTAAGTCATAACAAATGGTCAAACCTAAGCGGCCTACTGGCGTATCAACCACAGTCAGGTGCTCACCACGTTGATAAATAACCGATTCGTTATACTCGCCTTGTTCATCTTCGATGTTCACATCGAACATATGAATTTTATCGTAACGCGCAGTGATATTCCCTTTCGCATCAAACAGTAAGCTACTGCTGGTAATACGTTCAGGATCTTCACGGCTAATCAATGGCATTGACCCAATCAGGATCCACACATTGTAACGGATAGCCATCGCACGGATGGCCTCTTGTAATGGGCCATTACCTTCAGTTTCAGCCTGTTTACGATAGGTTGCAGCATCAGCAAATAGCAATGCGTTTTCAGGAGTAAGAACTAACTGCACGGTATCAGGCAACTGTTTAATTTGCTGCTCTATCTGTGCCAAATTGTGTTTTGTATTCTTACCACTACATAACTGCAAAAGTGCAACATTACCCGTTTTCATTACTCTTGAGTCTCCTTAAGCTGACGTAGTACTTCATCAATTTTAGGTTCATCCAGACTACCGCTTACGCGATAGCGAATAACCGAAATTTTACTCCACAACGGACCAAGGACTTTCGATGCCGCAAATACTGCCGCGCCCGCAAACGGGTTAATCACGAATGCGGTGGCTACACCTACTGTAGCAGAAATTTCAGGGGTAATGACCGCTTCCACATTAATTTGACGCTTAACAAGGTCAATATCACCATTCAAGGCAATATCTGCGACTAATCCATCAATATAAAGATCCTTCGAGGTTAGAATACCTTGATTGATGACCGCATTGCCTTTAATCGAATCAAAGTTAAAGTCATTACTGAACGTATCTCGGAAATCTAACTGAAGTTTGCGCAATAATGCATCAAAACTGACTAAACGTAGTAACTGCCCAGCACGGCCGCCCCCCATATGGGCTATCGCGCCTTTCCCTAATTTCGCTGACATTTTACCATTCAGCGTGGCAACCTCAGGTTCCCAAGGAACATGCGCCCAATTCAGGTCAAATTCAATGGAATATGGGGAATCGATAATCGGTACCAAGACACCAAAATAAGCAGCGGTTTCATCGAAAGCTTCGCCGGTAAGCGAGCCTGCAATCTCAGTCTTATTACCATCATTACTGCGCCATAGAGCATCCAGCTTTAACTCACTGGCACTGTTTTTCAGTGAACCTGCGGTTAATTTTAAAGTATGCCGCCCCACTGGCGTGACTTTCGCCGTGATTTCGCCCAGTTTTTGCCCACTCACCCAACACTCGGCGCAATGGATATTCACTTTAGGCCACTGGCTAAAATCGAATACTTCCGACGGAGAGGTCTTTTCGCTTGAAGCCAGTGAGCCTTGAGGATTGTAATACAGATACTCAATACTCAACGTCCATGGCTGCTGCTTCCAAATCTGTAGCTGCCCTTTTAGGTTTGCACTTTCTACATTGATTTGCTGTTCATCACGGTATAAATCATAAGAGAAACTCAAATCTTTCCAACGCTGTCCAGCCAAATAAACGGATGGCGCTTTAACCTCAAGGGTATCTGGGTAGCCAATTTGCCCCACTTGCTCACTGGCAGAAGAAGATAAAAAGCCACTCGCAAACTTTTCCCAATTCACGTCATCGATAGCAGGTAAATCCACCAAGATGGTCGAGCCATTTGGTAACGCAGGTACCTGACTATTCCACGGGGCAATGTGGGCTTTTTGCAGTTTCAATGGCGAACTGGTGAGCGACCACAGAGAATTAAAACCAAGGCGTTGACCAATATCACCACCTACCGTTAATTGCTCCGTCGTGCCTTTCGCTTGAACATTCATCTTGCCAAGCTGTTGCAGTAGTTCGGTATTCAGCGCAGGTAACTGGCTTTTTAGCTTATTTAATCCTGCGCTTACCTCAATCTGTAACCCTGTCGCTTGTTTGGATGACTCTGGTAACGTGATATGAATTTGGCTTTTCCAATCACTCACACCAGAGACTTTTCCTTTGATATCACTTGGCAGCATAGGAACTTTATTCAGCTCCCAATTTCCGCCAAGATTAATATCAACCAAATAATCTTTCGGGCGCGTTGACGTCGTGAAATCCAAAGAAACCGGCTGTTCTAACCATTGTCCCGTGATGTTATCGCTGACTAAATCCCCATTGGTAAATTTGAAGCTGCCAGTCAATCCGTGCAATGTGCTATCGATTGGGCGTACAAACACATTATTTTTATTAAGATTGACTTGCCCTTTCGCGATAACGTCTTTCCCAGCCGATAATGGAATAGCGAGATTAAGCTTACCGGTTACGGTGCCATCGATTTGTAACTCATCCAGAGTGTCGCCAAGGGAATGTTTGAGTGGTGTATGGGTAAAATATTGTTGGATCTGTTTGCCCGTTCCACTCACTCCCGCATCGATATATAACATTTCATCGAAGTAATCATGGATCACTGCGTCGAGATTTTCTGCCGTTGCATCCCCTAATTTCACCGAGTCCGTATGCATCGCTAAACTTGCGCGGCTAAAGTCTAAATCGAGGTTTAAATCCAGTAATGCAGGCCATTGGTCATCGTATTCGAATGTGCCATCACGCAGCGGCACATACACTTGGAATTGCCCGTCATTTTTATAGTAGGGATAATGAGCGGGGTCACCTTTATACACCAGCGTCGCATTGTCTACATGTCCGGCAATAATCGCTTTGGTCAGATAATCAGCGAGCTCCTGCCCCATGAGTTTTTGCGGGAAATAGCGCCAAGCTTCTCCTGCATCATCGGTGCTGATCCCTGCGAGAATGGCCAAATCAGCAACATCATGCTGTTTCGCTTTCGCATAGCTAAAGTCACCATTGGCTTTAACCGCCTTAGCTTGCAAATTCACACCGGAACTCCACAATTTGAATTCGCTGCTGTTATTGATCCAATTTAATTTACCGCTGGCGTTACTAATCTCAAAAGGCGCTTTAAATTCATCGCGATAATCCACAATACTATCTTTAAGCGAAAATGAGAGGATCCCTTGTTGAGCACCGCCAATAAGTACGCCTGAGAAATGGTTTACAGAAGGGAGTTCTTTCCATTTTTTCCAGCTAACATCCTGCCAATCCATACTGATTTGCGTATGGTCTTCAGTGTCTTGCGTTAGGTCGAGGGCAAATTCCGAGACTAATCCCGTCGGCTGACGATGCTGCCAATCTTGCACTAATTCTGGCGTAATAAACGAGAATGTCGGCAAGACTTCACTTAAACGCTCTAGCTCAATATTTTTTGCGCGAATGCGCCAGTGATCTTTATTTTGATATTTTGCCGATGTAGGCAAATACAGAACGGAGACACTTCCTTGCGGCCAGATGTATTCATTGGTTTTCAGGGTATCTAGCTCAGGAATATTAAACAGCCAACCGTTGCCTTGGCGCTTCATGCGCACTAGTAAATCATTTACTTGAAGATTTTGCGTGAGCGGCTCTTCCCCCCAGTTCGCTTCACCTTGACGTAGCTGGATCAGTCCATTATCTATACGATTATTCTTGAGGGTGATCCACGATGATAAACTGAAGTTGGCGTCCCGTAGCCCCGTATTATCCCGTAACCACTTGCTGAGCCAAGGCTGCATATCAATGTTATCGGCCTGCAAATAGAACATGCCGTCACTGAGTACGCCGTTTTTATCCGACACATCCAGCTTTACTTGTAGATAACTATTTTGCTTATTTAAAGTTTCAAGGCTCACGAAACCTTGAGCGCGGTGACGGGTATCTTGGTTAAGCCATGATAGTTCTGGCAGCAGTAACGTCATCTTTTGGTCTGATGGCGTCAAAAATGTCACTTGGCTATCTTTTAAAATAAAATGGTCAAACTGCCGTAAAAACAGGTCATCCACGCCATCATAGTTCGTGGTTTCATCTTCTGGTCCATCAAAACTAAGTGGGACTTTATAATCCACATTCAGTTGATAAAACGTCAAATCACGAAAACGCCAACGCAAAGATAATAGCGAGTTCCAAATATCTAACTCGATGGTGATTTTGTTGACTTGTATATCAGTGATTGAGTTTTTGATAGCAACATCGGAAATGATAAGCTCAGGGCCATAATAGCGCCAAGCTCCTTCAATCTGACCAATATCCAGTGAGATATCACTGTTATTTTCAACGTAAGTGATAATTTCTTGGCGATAATTATCGATATTGGGTAATAGAAAACGCAAACTGGTGAGTACCAACGCACACAGCAACAATACAGCAGCAGTTGTCACGAGTACGATACGTGGCAGTCGTTTCACCAGTTTCTCCTTCAAGCAGAATGCTACATCATGACAACATCAAAGCGTTCTTGGCTATATAACGGCTCAATCTGCACTTTAACTTGTTTCCCTACAAAGATTTCAACTTCCGCTAATGCGTGAGATTCATCCCCAGTCAGCACATCCACCACCGCTTTTGATGCGTACACTAAGAATCTATCAGCATCGATTGTGCGGTGAACTCTCACGATTTCACGCAAAATTTCATAACATACGGTTTCAACCGATTTCACCGTACCGCGGCCTTGGCAAGTTGGGCAGGTATCGCACAGCACATGCTCCAAACTTTCGCGGGTTCTTTTACGTGTCATCTCAACTAATCCTAGCTGAGAGAATCCATTAATGGTGGTTTTTACCTTATCTTTACTTAAAGCTTGTTCAAGTGAGGCTAACACACGGCGACGATGTTCAACATCAGACATATCGATAAAGTCGATAATAATAATACCACCGAGATTTCTTAATCGTAATTGGCGCGCAATGGCTTGAGTCGCTTCAACGTTGGTATTAAAGATAGTTTCTTCTAAATTACGGTGACCAACAAATGCGCCAGTGTTGATATCGATGGTGGTCATCGCTTCAGTTTGGTCGATGATCAGATACCCGCCCGACTTCAATTCAACCTTTCTGTCCATCGCGCGTTGAATTTCATTTTCCACATCGAACAAGTCAAAAATAGGTTGATTGCCTTGGTAAAGCTCAAGCTTCGCCGTCATTTCCGGTACATATTCCGCAATAAACTCTTCCAACTGCGTGTAGGTTAAACGAGAATCCACGCGAATACGGTCGAGGGATGCGCCTGCAAAGTCGCGAATAATACGGTATGCCAGTGAAAGCTCACCGTAAATTTTAGTGCGCGTGACATTACGTTTTTTGCGTTCAATCACTTTCGCCCATAAGCGTTTTAAAAATGCGGCATCTTGTTTGACGTCATCTTCAGCCACACCTTCTGCAGCAGTACGAATGATAAACCCGCCGTTTTCATCGCAATACTGTGCGACGCACTCTTTTAAACGCTCTCTTTCTTCTTCGCTGTCAATACGCTGAGATACGCCAACATGGGAAGCTCCCGGCATGAAAACCAAGTAACGAGAAGGCAGTGTAATGTCGGTGGTGAGCCTTGCGCCTTTGGTGCCTAGTGGGTCTTTAACCACTTGGACAATTAAATCTTGCCCTTGCTTCACCAGCTCAGCGATATCTCTGACATGAAAGTTTTTCTGCTCGTCACCCGCAATGCATTCGGTGTGAGGCATAATGTCCGAGGCGTGTAAAAAGGCTGCTTTATCCAGACCAATATCAACAAAGGCCGCCTGCATACCGGGTAAAACGCGGCTCACACGACCTTTGTAGATATTCCCTACTAGCCCTCTTTTCGCCTCTCTTTCAACATGTATTTCTTGTAAGATCCCACCATCAATATAAGCTACGCGCGTTTCAGATGGTGTTACGTTTACTAATAGTTCCGTAGTCATGAATTCCCCTTCCCATCACCTAACGCTAAAAATCGTTGTATTAATTCTTCTGTTTCAACCAATGGTAAGCCCACCACTGCATGATAGCTGCCATTAATGCGTCGAATAAAACGTCCACCGAGGCCTTGGATACCGTAAGCACCGGCTTTATCCATTGGCTCGCCAGATTGTATATAATCCTGTATTTCCAGCAAAGATAACTCGCGGAATGTCACATCTGTCGTAATCAATGAGGTTGACGTCTCATGGGTGTTTGATACGGCAATGGCGGTCATTACCTGATGTGTTTTACCGGAAAGATCACTGAGGATTTCCTGAGCATGGGCAGTATCTCGCGGTTTTTCTAATATTTTACCGTCAAGAACCACAATAGTATCTGCGCCCAAAACAGGATGATCCGCAGGGGCAATTGCCACACCCGCACGGGATTTATCTCGCGCCAAGCGCTGGACATACTCCTGGGGCGATTCTCCTTCTTGCCATTTTTCTTCCACTTCGGGACGCAAGATTTCAAAGGAATAACCTAGGAGTTGGACTAATTCACGTCGTCTCGGTGAACCTGATGCAAGATAAATTAAGCTCATAAATTGTCATTCCAGTTATCATCAACGGCCACAATCTTAACATACTGAA
The Providencia alcalifaciens DNA segment above includes these coding regions:
- a CDS encoding RBBP9/YdeN family alpha/beta hydrolase — translated: MNGKKIVIVHGYTASPNDNWFDWLKNELEALGATVDVPALPESNSPDPQKWQQCLLDANIQFDENTILVGHSLGCITALRFLENNAPEGVKIGGYVLVSGFVRSLETLSDLAEHTQFSLDYNKLIGITDKRASIVSSNDWVVEPEASIELAKALKTSLTMVESAGHFLDREGYTRLPALLNLLRFWY
- the nit1 gene encoding deaminated glutathione amidase; amino-acid sequence: MKTGNVALLQLCSGKNTKHNLAQIEQQIKQLPDTVQLVLTPENALLFADAATYRKQAETEGNGPLQEAIRAMAIRYNVWILIGSMPLISREDPERITSSSLLFDAKGNITARYDKIHMFDVNIEDEQGEYNESVIYQRGEHLTVVDTPVGRLGLTICYDLRFPGLFQALREQGAEIISVPAAFTRYTGQAHWEPLLRARAIENQCYVLAPAQVGVHGTRRTWGHTLAVDGWGKVMKKNVDAVSALVVNVQPNSLNVMREQIRVVKHNRFRPQLTSLIKK
- a CDS encoding ribonuclease domain-containing protein, with the translated sequence MNKRIISLVLMAILIAISLYFKGGEQGVPEPSSGTPSTTQTISSTPSSPPSREAITPRETPKTIDQLTAQNNVVSFMEKYQKLPAFYMTKKQAREAGWDAKKGNLCEVLPGRAIGGDRFSNREKGLPIAQGRQWFEADINYRCGHRGADRLLYSSDGMIFVSTDHYKTFQQVK
- the tldD gene encoding metalloprotease TldD codes for the protein MSLASVSEHLLAANGLGQDNLYDILGLLSERRVDYGDLFFQSSYHESWVLEDRIIKDGSYNIDQGVGVRAITGEKTGFAYADQISLLALTQSATAARSIVTEQGTRKSQILTNVDYKKLYSEADPLRSLPREQKIELLHRVDQVARAEDPRVIEVNASLTGVYEQVLVAATDGTLATDIRPLVRLSVSVLVEHDGKRERGASGGGGRYGYEYFLEIHQGQVVAEQYAREAVRMALVNLSAVAAPAGTMPVVLGAGWPGVLLHEAVGHGLEGDFNRRGTSVFSGKMGEQVASSLCTVVDDGTIAGRRGSLAIDDEGVPGQYNVLIENGILRNYIQDKHNARLMGVAPTGNARRESYAHLPMPRMTNTYMLAGESTPEEIIASVEKGLYAPNFGGGQVDITSGKFVFSTSEAYLIENGKITSPVKGATLIGSGVEAMQQISMVGNDLALDKGVGVCGKEGQSVPVGVGQPTLKLDKMTVGGTA
- a CDS encoding barstar family protein translates to MSKTVVFDFREIDSLEAFYQQFQQQFSLPKWFGHNLDGLWDVITGEIELPVTLIFSYLKAAQRTQFSSVIELMNEAEEELDEAFIFLIDITNNENEASKTSC
- a CDS encoding Maf family protein codes for the protein MSLIYLASGSPRRRELVQLLGYSFEILRPEVEEKWQEGESPQEYVQRLARDKSRAGVAIAPADHPVLGADTIVVLDGKILEKPRDTAHAQEILSDLSGKTHQVMTAIAVSNTHETSTSLITTDVTFRELSLLEIQDYIQSGEPMDKAGAYGIQGLGGRFIRRINGSYHAVVGLPLVETEELIQRFLALGDGKGNS
- the rng gene encoding ribonuclease G, producing the protein MTTELLVNVTPSETRVAYIDGGILQEIHVEREAKRGLVGNIYKGRVSRVLPGMQAAFVDIGLDKAAFLHASDIMPHTECIAGDEQKNFHVRDIAELVKQGQDLIVQVVKDPLGTKGARLTTDITLPSRYLVFMPGASHVGVSQRIDSEEERERLKECVAQYCDENGGFIIRTAAEGVAEDDVKQDAAFLKRLWAKVIERKKRNVTRTKIYGELSLAYRIIRDFAGASLDRIRVDSRLTYTQLEEFIAEYVPEMTAKLELYQGNQPIFDLFDVENEIQRAMDRKVELKSGGYLIIDQTEAMTTIDINTGAFVGHRNLEETIFNTNVEATQAIARQLRLRNLGGIIIIDFIDMSDVEHRRRVLASLEQALSKDKVKTTINGFSQLGLVEMTRKRTRESLEHVLCDTCPTCQGRGTVKSVETVCYEILREIVRVHRTIDADRFLVYASKAVVDVLTGDESHALAEVEIFVGKQVKVQIEPLYSQERFDVVMM
- the yhdP gene encoding AsmA2 domain-containing protein YhdP, which encodes MKRLPRIVLVTTAAVLLLCALVLTSLRFLLPNIDNYRQEIITYVENNSDISLDIGQIEGAWRYYGPELIISDVAIKNSITDIQVNKITIELDIWNSLLSLRWRFRDLTFYQLNVDYKVPLSFDGPEDETTNYDGVDDLFLRQFDHFILKDSQVTFLTPSDQKMTLLLPELSWLNQDTRHRAQGFVSLETLNKQNSYLQVKLDVSDKNGVLSDGMFYLQADNIDMQPWLSKWLRDNTGLRDANFSLSSWITLKNNRIDNGLIQLRQGEANWGEEPLTQNLQVNDLLVRMKRQGNGWLFNIPELDTLKTNEYIWPQGSVSVLYLPTSAKYQNKDHWRIRAKNIELERLSEVLPTFSFITPELVQDWQHRQPTGLVSEFALDLTQDTEDHTQISMDWQDVSWKKWKELPSVNHFSGVLIGGAQQGILSFSLKDSIVDYRDEFKAPFEISNASGKLNWINNSSEFKLWSSGVNLQAKAVKANGDFSYAKAKQHDVADLAILAGISTDDAGEAWRYFPQKLMGQELADYLTKAIIAGHVDNATLVYKGDPAHYPYYKNDGQFQVYVPLRDGTFEYDDQWPALLDLNLDLDFSRASLAMHTDSVKLGDATAENLDAVIHDYFDEMLYIDAGVSGTGKQIQQYFTHTPLKHSLGDTLDELQIDGTVTGKLNLAIPLSAGKDVIAKGQVNLNKNNVFVRPIDSTLHGLTGSFKFTNGDLVSDNITGQWLEQPVSLDFTTSTRPKDYLVDINLGGNWELNKVPMLPSDIKGKVSGVSDWKSQIHITLPESSKQATGLQIEVSAGLNKLKSQLPALNTELLQQLGKMNVQAKGTTEQLTVGGDIGQRLGFNSLWSLTSSPLKLQKAHIAPWNSQVPALPNGSTILVDLPAIDDVNWEKFASGFLSSSASEQVGQIGYPDTLEVKAPSVYLAGQRWKDLSFSYDLYRDEQQINVESANLKGQLQIWKQQPWTLSIEYLYYNPQGSLASSEKTSPSEVFDFSQWPKVNIHCAECWVSGQKLGEITAKVTPVGRHTLKLTAGSLKNSASELKLDALWRSNDGNKTEIAGSLTGEAFDETAAYFGVLVPIIDSPYSIEFDLNWAHVPWEPEVATLNGKMSAKLGKGAIAHMGGGRAGQLLRLVSFDALLRKLQLDFRDTFSNDFNFDSIKGNAVINQGILTSKDLYIDGLVADIALNGDIDLVKRQINVEAVITPEISATVGVATAFVINPFAGAAVFAASKVLGPLWSKISVIRYRVSGSLDEPKIDEVLRQLKETQE